A genomic region of Papaver somniferum cultivar HN1 chromosome 7, ASM357369v1, whole genome shotgun sequence contains the following coding sequences:
- the LOC113297252 gene encoding beta-glucuronosyltransferase GlcAT14A-like — MQQMGNEVANTPTTTTTKHESSKRRSLYCLLSIISVSLIFILSYSSSPSSSSSFSILNRKQKTQIQIQSLVSKLKPNAPPLPSIAYVITGSNGENDRIFRLLKSIYHPKNQYLLHLDLTAPQSQREEFVNFVQSNPIFNSLQNVNVVGNPDFSNPKGSSSVSSVLHTASLLLRFSSNWDWFINLSSSDYPLISQDDLLHILSFVPKDLNFLNHSSYIGWKEARRIKKIVVDQGLFLTENSDIFYATQKRELPKAYRLFTGSASTILSRKLVEHCIVGSENLPRTVLMYLSNTPSSQVNYFQTVACNSREFSKTIVNHNLRWQWHSSLNGSNNANELDEMIDSGAVFGTGFILDESVLDHIDQEVLKRRPGRILPGGWCLGDYHSYNDPCMVKGSVDIVRPGPGSTRLEKLLVRLLSSQTFQSRQCMVE; from the exons atgCAGCAAATGGGGAATGAAGTTGCAAatactcccaccaccaccaccaccaagcaTGAAAGCAGCAAAAGAAGGAGCCTTTACTGCTTACTATCCATCATATCAGTATCTCTAATTTTCATTCTTTCGTATTCCTCttctccttcatcatcttcatctttttctatcctcaacagaaaacaaaaaacccAGATTCAGATTCAATCACTTGTTTCTAAATTAAAACCAAATGCACCACCACTACCTTCAATTGCATATGTAATAACTGGATCAAATGGTGAAAATGATAGAATCTTTAGACTTCTTAAATCAATTTATCACCCAAAGAATCAATATCTACTTCATCTTGATCTTACTGCTCCTCAATCTCAACGGGAAGAATTTGTTAACTTTGTCCAATCAAACCCTATTTTTAATTCGCTTCAAAACGTTAATGTTGTTGGCAATCCTGATTTTTCTAACCCTAAGGGGTCCTCTTCAGTTTCTTCCGTACTTCATACTGCTTCTCTACTTCTAAGATTTTCTTCCAATTGGGATTGGTTTATCAATCTTTCGTCTTCTGATTATCCACTTATTTCCCAAGACG ATCTTCTACATATCTTGTCTTTCGTACCCAAAGATCTGAATTTTCTGAATCATAGCAgctacattggttggaaaga AGCTAGGAGAATTAAAAAGATTGTTGTTGACCAGGGTCTCTTTCTTACTGAGAATAGTGACATTTTCTATGCTACACAGAAGAGGGAGCTGCCTAAGGCGTACAGGTTGTTCACAG GTTCAGCTTCTACTATTTTAAGTCGTAAACTTGTTGAACATTGCATCGTGGGTTCTGAAAATTTACCAAGAACTGTTCTGATGTACTTGTCTAACACACCTTCTTCACAAGTTAATTATTTCCAAACTGTTGCATGTAATTCTCGGGAGTTCAGTAAGACTATTGTCAACCACAACTTGCGATGGCAATGGCATTCATCACTGAATGGTAGTAATAATgctaatgagttggacgagatgaTTGACAGTGGTGCCGTATTTGGTACAGGATTCATCTTAGATGAGTCAGTTCTCGACCACATCGATCAAGAGGTATTAAAGCGTCGGCCAGGCAGGATTTTACCTGGTGGGTGGTGTTTGGGGGATTACCATAGTTACAACGATCCATGTATGGTCAAGGGAAGTGTAGATATTGTGAGGCCTGGTCCTGGTTCAACCAGGCTTGAGAAGCTCCTCGTTCGTCTTCTTTCAAGTCAGACATTCCAGTCCAGGCAATGTATGGTTGAATGA
- the LOC113292649 gene encoding uncharacterized protein LOC113292649 — protein sequence MVDNSHVDPQFDDASSLDKTFDSEVSGFSCSFSLPSEPIDVGNWFSSYIYESPVIETGEESNCLISGENESEKVELDSKMIVKKEVDFGELQNPIDKDGSVFDVESELEKQAIDKGKSDFFVPKIDENESFDGNVVEEQGHNLVPFIDDVDSPQNVDGKFSCSSDLSEPPDIRNWFSSYVYESPILDAGEEVNGAVLGDSQVEKVGLGKVFSREKEDEHQNHSAGNSVLVFGCGDNEHRNYSAVKDKSISFITNTTENRSLTDEVVCEHNLVSLKDDPAPFLRNINYPPILDSRISLGGDSILSKRKKSSSAYREKENLHESNICKENLQDLRKSNLFVPKRLSCINSNEEEIRSVTPNGFISTKKKHCTGKIGGNVLESTPRNNQVLGETQTIIARRPFSERTNIFSNEAAAKEITGKWKCPQKSKPDLGHPMKQQRLERWIHRV from the exons ATGGTTGATAATTCACATGTCGATCCCCAATTTGACGATGCATCATCCCTTGACAAGACATTCGATTCTGAG GTTTCAGGTTTCTCTTGCTCGTTCTCATTACCTTCTG AACCGATTGATGTTGGAAATTGGTTTTCTAGTTATATCTATGAATCTCCTGTAATTGAAACTGGAGAAGAATCAAACTGTCTAATTTCCGGAGAGAATGAAAGTGAGAAAGTCGAATTAGATTCTAAAATGATTGTTAAGAAAGAAGTGGACTTCGGGGAGCTTCAAAATCCTATAGACAAAGATGGTTCTGTTTTTGATGTAGAAAGTGAACTGGAAAAGCAGGCAATAGACAAG GGTAAAAGTGATTTTTTCGTTCCTAAAATAGATGAAAATGAGAGCTTTGACGGTAATGTGGTGGAAGAACAGGGCCATAATCTTGTTCCATTTATAGACGACGTAGATTCTCCACAAAATGTTGATGGGAAATTCTCTTGCTCCTCTG ATCTCTCCGAGCCTCCGGATATCAGAAATTGGTTCTCAAGTTATGTATATGAATCTCCTATTCTTGATGCTGGAGAAGAAGTAAACGGTGCTGTTCTTGGAGACAGTCAAGTTGAGAAAGTTGGTTTAGGCAAAGTTTTTAGTAGGGAAAAAGAGGATGAGCATCAGAACCATTCTGCAGGCAATTCTGTTCTTGTTTTTGGTTGTGGAGATAATGAGCATCGAAACTATTCCGCAGTCAAG GACAAAAGTATCAGTTTTATTACTAACACAACTGAAAACAGAAGCTTGACTGATGAAGTAGTGTGTGAACATAATCTTGTTTCGCTAAAGGATGATCCAGCTCCTTTCTTGCGCAATATAAATTATCCTCCAATTTTAGATTCAAGAATTTCCCTAGGAGGTGATTCTATACtgtcaaagagaaagaaaagctcAAGTGCATACCGTGAAAAGGAGAACTTACATGAGAGTAACATCTGCAAAGAGAACTTACAAGATTTAAGAAAGAGCAATCTATTTGTTCCAAAGAGACTTTCATGCATCAATAGCAATGAAGAGGAAATAAGAAGTGTTACGCCAAACGGTTTTATTTCTACAAAGAAGAAACACTGTACAGGTAAAATCGGTGGAAATGTTTTAGAAAGTACCCCTAGGAATAATCAGGTTCTTGGTGAAACGCAAACAATAATAGCGAGAAGGCCTTTTTCCGAAAGAACTAACATTTTTTCGAATGAGGCGGCAGCAAAAGAGATTACTGGCAAATGGAAGTGTCCCCAGAAAAGCAAGCCAGATCTTGGACATCCGATGAAGCAGCAACGACTTGAACGATGGATTCATCGAGTATAA